The segment GTACGGTACGCCTGACGAAAATTGCCGAAACCGTTCGGCGCGTCAGTTGAGGACAAGCCCGTGCCCGTGACCATCAAGGTCAATGAAGAGACGTTTACGCCGCGCCAGCAGGCTGTGCTGACCGCGGCGCTGGACCTGCTCGTCGAAAATGGCGATGGGTTGACCATGACCGCCGTGGCGCGCCGCGCCTCGTGCAGCAAGGAAACGCTCTACAAGTGGTTCGGTGATCGCGATGGCCTGCTGACGGCGACCGTGCAGTGGCAGGCGGCCAAGGTGCGCATGCCGGTGGTGGATCGCAGCCACCTCGACGCCAAGGCGCTGCGCACGAGCATCGAGCAGTTTGCACGGGACCTGCTGACCGTCATCGTGGGCGATGTGTCGATCACGCTCAATCGGACCGCTGTGACCCATGCGGCGCAGGAAAAGGACGACCTGGGCAAGATCGTGCTGGAGAACGGGCCGCTGGCCATTCGGCGGCGCCTGAAACCGATCCTGGAAGCGGGGCGCGATGCGCGCCTGCTGCGGTTCGACGCCAGCGAAGACGCCTATCGCACCTTTTTCGGGCTCGTGGTCCGCGACGTACAGATCCGGCTGCTGCTGGGCGACAAGGCGCTGACCCAGAGCAATGTGGAAGCCAATATCGAGGCCGATGTGAAGGCCGCGACCGACCAGTTTTTCGCCCTCTACGGGACGAAAGCCTTCAACGCATAAACACAGCATCTTCAAGGGAGATACCCATGCGCGTCTATTACGATCGGGATGCCGATCTGAACATCATCAAGTCCAAGAAGGTCGCGATCGTCGGCTATGGTTCGCAGGGTCATGCCCATGTGCTGAACCTGCGCGACTCGGGCGTGACCGATGTCGTGGTCGCGCTGCGTCCGGGTTCCCCGTCGGCCAAGAAGGCCGAAGGCGAAGGCCTCAAGGTCATGTCGGTTGCCGATGCCTCCGCATGGGCCGACGTCATCATGATGCTGACCCCCGACGAGCTGCAGGCCGATATCTACAAGCAGCATATCGAGCCCAACATCCGTGACGGCGCAGCGCTGGCATTCGCCCATGGCCTCAACGTCCACTTCAACCTGATCGAGCCCAAGTCGACCGTCGACGTGATCATGATCGCGCCGAAGGGCCCGGGCCACACCGTGCGTGGCGAATACCAGAAGGGTGGCGGCGTGCCGTGCCTGATCGCCGTGCACCAGGACGCTTCGGGCAATGCCCATGACATCGCGCTGGCCTATGCCTCGGGCGTTGGCGGCGGCCGTTCGGGCGTCATCGAGACCAATTTCCGCGAAGAATGCGAAACCGACCTGTTCGGCGAGCAGGCCGTGCTCTGCGGTGGTCTCGTCGAGCTGATCCGCGCTGGTTTCGAAACGCTGGTGGAAGCCGGCTATGCGCCTGAAATGGCCTATTTCGAGTGCCTGCATGAAGTGAAGCTGATCGTCGACCTGATCTACCAGGGCGGCATTGCCAACATGAACTACTCGATCTCCAACACGGCCGAGTGGGGCGAGTATGTCACCGGTCCGCGCATCATCACCTCGGAAACCAAGGCCGAGATGAAGCGCGTGCTGCACGACATCCAGTCGGGCAAGTTCACCTCGGACTGGATGCAGGAAATCAAGGCCGGCGGCTCGCGCTTCAAGGCCACCCGTCGCCTGCATGACGAGCACCAGATCGAAGAAGTCGGCTCCAAGCTGCGCGACATGATGCCCTGGATCAAGGCCGGCGCCCTGGTCGACAAGGCGAAGAACTAAGCGAATTGAAACGGGGGCTTCGGCCCCCGTTTCTGTACGCAGTTACTCGTCCTCGTTCCAGCGCCTGGGCGCGCCACCTCTTGCGATGTAGCGGTCGAGGATGGGCAGGGCTTCCTCGAAAAACTTCACAGGATTACGTGGAACCACGCGGGCGCCGCTGTGCCACAAGACATCGATCAGAAAACTCTTCGCGTAGCGTCTGTCTGCCAGTTCAGCAAAGACAATGCGCAGTTCTCTCAGTGACTGGAGGCGATTGTCAGAGGCCAAGTTATCCAGGGCGACAAGGACAATTTCTTCGTTTGTTGAGTCATAGTCGCGCGTCAGGTCGACCATGCCACGGGCAAATTTGTAGAATACGGCAGGAAATGTGGGATTTGACATTCTACAGCTCCGTCATGCAGATCGCTTTTCCAACTGTTTCGTCGGGCGTTTCATTCATCGGATAGGCTGTGACAACCCGATATCCGGGTCCTCCTGGCCGCGGGTTGTAAGTAATATAGACTTCCACCCAATACGTTGTCCTGATCACCGGTGGTGTTGAAAGGGCCGGTGTTGTGCAGCGGCCATCGGCCGATTTTCTTGTTTCAGCTTACGGGAATTCGCTAGCAGACTGTTAGCGTTGCGTGCAGCATTCCGGCGCGTTGAGTGAGATTCGGAGGAGTCTGGAATGAGCACCGAAAGCGATATTGCGCTGGTCAAGCGGCAGGAGCAGGAGCTCGTGCTGGAGGCGTTTGACGAGGCGACGGCTTTTGCGCTGGGCAGTGCCATCTATCAACGTGCCGTGGCCGAGGGGCTGGGGCTGGTGGTCGACATCCGGACCTGGGATCGGCAGATGTTTTTTGCGGCGACGCCGGGCACGAGCGCGGACAATGCCGAATGGGTGCGGCGCAAGATCAATACGGTAAAGCGTTTCCACCGCGCCAGCTATCGCATGGTGCTGGAGCGGGGCGAGGTGGCGTTTACCCCACAGTCGGGCTGCGATCCGGCCGACTATGTGATCGCTGGCGGTGGATTTCCGCTGCGGGTCAAGGGGGCTGGCGTCATAGGTTGCCTGACCATTTCAGGCTTGCCGGGGCGCAAGGATCATGGCGTCGTGGTGGACGCACTTTGCGATCATCTCGGTCGTGACCGCGCCATGTATTCATTGCCGACGGAATAGATAATGAAGCTCAATTACCTCCTGCTCGATGTTTTCACCAAGGAACGGTTGGCCGGCAATCAGTTGGCCGTGGTCTGCAAGGGCGACGGGCTGCTCGATGACGAGATGCAGGCGATCGCCCGCGAGTTCAATCTCAGCGAGACGGTGTTCATCATGAAGCCGCAGACGGAGCGGAACACGGCCTGCGTGCGGATTTTCACGCCGCATCAGGAATTGCCCTTTGCCGGGCATCCGACCGTCGGTGCGGCGGTGGTGCTGGGCTTGCAGAACAAGGTCAGCGCGGTCCGGCTCGAGGAAAAGATCGGGCTGATCACGGCGCTGTTCGAGCGCAATGACAAGCGTTCCGGCGAGGCGCGCTTTGCGCTGCCGCGGCTGCCGTCGCGGATTGCCGCGCTTACCGATACGCTGGGCATGGCGCAGGCGCTGGGCATCGAGGTCGAGGACCTCGGCTGCGACGTCTATCAGCCGGCGGTGTTTTCGGCGGGCGTGACCTTTCATCTGGTGCCGGTGCGCAATGCCAAGGTGCTGGCGAAAATCCGGGTTAACCAGGCCAAGTTCAACGACGTTTTTACCCATGAGCACAATTCTGCCTATGTATTCACGCTGACGCCGGAAGAGCCAGGCAATGACATTGCTGCGCGCATGTTCGGCATGGATATCGGGGAAGACCCCGGCACCGGTTCGGCCGCGGCGGCGCTGATCGGCCTCTTGGCCGAGCATGAGAACCTGGGCACGGGGCAGAAGGATTTCGTGTTGCGGCAGGGTGTCGAAATGGGGCGGCCATGTCAGATCCGCATCCAGCTGCGCAAGGAAAACGACGTGCTGGTGCATGGCGGGATTGGTGGCGATGCGGTGATCGTTGCCGAGGGCGTTCTCGACCTCGGGGACTAGCCGAACCGATTTTGCGCAAAGTGGCCTTGCAGCCTTTGCAAGATTCGCGCATTGTCCACTCAACACACGGGACTAAACGCATGCAGCGCAAGCGCGCCATTGCCATCGCAATCTCCAAGACTCAGGAACGCAACCGCGTCCTGACGATTGCTGCTGGCCTGCTGCTGCTTCCTGCTGCCCTGCTTCTCCTTCTTATCAGCCCCTGATCACCGGCAGCTCGAAACGAGCGGGTCGTCAGGGGATAGTGCCATAAGCCGAACAGAAAATGTCCGGCCTGCAGAGCTGCATGACTCTGGGCCGATCGATAGGGTTTGAGAAATGTCCGTTACCGATACCAATACAGACCGCGTCTTCATCTTCGACACCACGCTGCGCGACGGCGAGCAGAGCCCCGGCGCGACGATGACGCTGGAAGAAAAGCTGCAGGTCGCCGAGACGCTGGACGAGATGGGCGTCGACATTATCGAGGCTGGCTTTCCGATCGCGTCGAATGGCGACTTCGAGGCGGTGGTGGCCGTGGCCAAGCAGGTCAAGCGCGCGACCGTCGCTGGTTTGGCCCGTGCGATTACCGCCGATATCGATCGGGCAGGGGAGGCGGTGCGCCATGCCCAGCGCGGCCGCATCCATACATTCGTTTCGACCTCGCCGATCCACCTGGCGCATCAGATGAAAAAGACCGAGGACGAGGTCATCGAGATCATCGCCCGCACGGTGGCGCAGGCGCGCAACCTGATCGACGATGTGGAATGGTCGGCGATGGACGCGACCCGTACGCCGCTGGAGTTCCTCAAGCGCTGCGTCGAGACCGCGATCAAAGCCGGCGCGACGACGATCAACCTGCCCGATACGGTCGGCTATGCTGTTCCGGACGAGCACGAGAAGATGTTCCGCGATATCATCACGCAGGTGCCGGGCGCCGACAAGGCGATCTTCTCGGCCCATTGCCACAATGACCTGGGCCTGGCCGTGGCCAATTCGCTGGCGGCGGTGCGCGGTGGCGCGCGGCAGGTGGAATGCACGATCAACGGATTGGGCGAACGCGCCGGCAATGCGGCGCTGGAAGAGATCGTGATGGCGCTGCGCACGCGCGGCGATGCCATGCCCTATCACACCGAAATCGAGAGCACGCATCTGGCCCGCGCCAGCAGGGTCGTAGCGGCGGCGGCGAATTTCCCGGTGCAGTATAACAAGGCCATCGTGGGCAAGAATGCCTTCGCGCATGAAAGCGGCATCCACCAGGATGGCATGCTCAAGAATGCCGAGACCTATGAGATCATGACGCCGGCCAGTGTCGGCATCAAGGAAACCACGCTGGTCATGGGCAAGCATTCCGGCCGCGCCGCCTTCAAGGACAAGCTGCGCGAGCTGGGCTACGAGCTGGGCGACAATGCGTTCCAGGAGGCCTTCCAGCGCTTCAAGGACCTGGCCGACCGCAAGAAGCATGTCTATGACGCCGATATCGTCGCGCTGGTCGATGACGAAGTCGGCTCGGTCGGCGACCGCATCAAGCTGGTTGACATGGAAGTGGTCAGCAAGACCGGTGGCGTGCACAAGGCGACGATGACGCTTTCCATCGACGGCGAGGAAACCTCGGTGACCTTCGAGGGCACGGGTTCTGTCGACGCGATCTTCAACGCGATCAAGCAGG is part of the uncultured Devosia sp. genome and harbors:
- the ilvC gene encoding ketol-acid reductoisomerase, producing the protein MRVYYDRDADLNIIKSKKVAIVGYGSQGHAHVLNLRDSGVTDVVVALRPGSPSAKKAEGEGLKVMSVADASAWADVIMMLTPDELQADIYKQHIEPNIRDGAALAFAHGLNVHFNLIEPKSTVDVIMIAPKGPGHTVRGEYQKGGGVPCLIAVHQDASGNAHDIALAYASGVGGGRSGVIETNFREECETDLFGEQAVLCGGLVELIRAGFETLVEAGYAPEMAYFECLHEVKLIVDLIYQGGIANMNYSISNTAEWGEYVTGPRIITSETKAEMKRVLHDIQSGKFTSDWMQEIKAGGSRFKATRRLHDEHQIEEVGSKLRDMMPWIKAGALVDKAKN
- a CDS encoding 2-isopropylmalate synthase translates to MSVTDTNTDRVFIFDTTLRDGEQSPGATMTLEEKLQVAETLDEMGVDIIEAGFPIASNGDFEAVVAVAKQVKRATVAGLARAITADIDRAGEAVRHAQRGRIHTFVSTSPIHLAHQMKKTEDEVIEIIARTVAQARNLIDDVEWSAMDATRTPLEFLKRCVETAIKAGATTINLPDTVGYAVPDEHEKMFRDIITQVPGADKAIFSAHCHNDLGLAVANSLAAVRGGARQVECTINGLGERAGNAALEEIVMALRTRGDAMPYHTEIESTHLARASRVVAAAANFPVQYNKAIVGKNAFAHESGIHQDGMLKNAETYEIMTPASVGIKETTLVMGKHSGRAAFKDKLRELGYELGDNAFQEAFQRFKDLADRKKHVYDADIVALVDDEVGSVGDRIKLVDMEVVSKTGGVHKATMTLSIDGEETSVTFEGTGSVDAIFNAIKQGVGQEPHLVLYAVDGVTGGTDAQASAHVRLELNGRIVSGNAAEPDTLVASARAYLNAYNRLLIDRGAAAQGAMAG
- a CDS encoding TetR/AcrR family transcriptional regulator, which produces MPVTIKVNEETFTPRQQAVLTAALDLLVENGDGLTMTAVARRASCSKETLYKWFGDRDGLLTATVQWQAAKVRMPVVDRSHLDAKALRTSIEQFARDLLTVIVGDVSITLNRTAVTHAAQEKDDLGKIVLENGPLAIRRRLKPILEAGRDARLLRFDASEDAYRTFFGLVVRDVQIRLLLGDKALTQSNVEANIEADVKAATDQFFALYGTKAFNA
- a CDS encoding heme-degrading domain-containing protein: MSTESDIALVKRQEQELVLEAFDEATAFALGSAIYQRAVAEGLGLVVDIRTWDRQMFFAATPGTSADNAEWVRRKINTVKRFHRASYRMVLERGEVAFTPQSGCDPADYVIAGGGFPLRVKGAGVIGCLTISGLPGRKDHGVVVDALCDHLGRDRAMYSLPTE
- a CDS encoding PhzF family phenazine biosynthesis protein produces the protein MKLNYLLLDVFTKERLAGNQLAVVCKGDGLLDDEMQAIAREFNLSETVFIMKPQTERNTACVRIFTPHQELPFAGHPTVGAAVVLGLQNKVSAVRLEEKIGLITALFERNDKRSGEARFALPRLPSRIAALTDTLGMAQALGIEVEDLGCDVYQPAVFSAGVTFHLVPVRNAKVLAKIRVNQAKFNDVFTHEHNSAYVFTLTPEEPGNDIAARMFGMDIGEDPGTGSAAAALIGLLAEHENLGTGQKDFVLRQGVEMGRPCQIRIQLRKENDVLVHGGIGGDAVIVAEGVLDLGD